Proteins found in one Fimbriimonadaceae bacterium genomic segment:
- the mgtE gene encoding magnesium transporter: METTTTLDLAARLQAALATGAPLDDALGTARAVDVAEALGTLSDSESLAVFAALDNDRAVDLFDDLSPSLVEFLVENTPRERLVALLDAMPVDEAADVLANSDADVAAELLALLEHRAPSDAKAVRGLLAHPEGTAGRLMTDNFVRLRPWQSVQAATASVRLQGREAETLTDLYVVGNGGSVLLGVLSMRDLVLADSTEAVRDLMTTDLVTVATDTDAQEVARLVAKYDLFAIPVLDKDGRFVGIVTVDDVIDVMVEGFTDDIAKMVGTDAEEMDRRSPAQVARMRLPWLLGTMAIELFAGAVISRFDAVLTKVILLASFMPVISAISGNVGLQAAAIVVRGLDTGHVKIRDTRRAVRKEFWTTLLMAGACGILLGAVGAVWSRHPFFGVVIGTAMFASMLTAGFMGTVIPIVSKRLGFDPAATAGPFETAFQDVIGFAVLLWVASLLLPWLT, translated from the coding sequence ATGGAGACCACAACCACCCTCGATCTGGCCGCCCGGCTTCAAGCGGCACTTGCCACCGGCGCACCCTTGGACGACGCCCTCGGCACCGCCCGGGCCGTGGACGTCGCCGAGGCGCTCGGCACCCTGTCCGACTCCGAGTCCTTGGCCGTGTTCGCCGCCCTGGACAACGACCGTGCGGTCGACCTCTTCGACGACCTCAGCCCGTCTTTGGTCGAGTTCCTCGTCGAGAACACGCCGCGAGAAAGGCTTGTCGCCCTCCTCGACGCCATGCCGGTCGACGAGGCGGCCGACGTGCTGGCCAATTCAGACGCCGATGTGGCCGCCGAGTTGCTCGCCCTGCTGGAGCACCGGGCCCCCAGCGACGCCAAGGCGGTCCGCGGCCTGTTGGCCCACCCCGAAGGTACGGCGGGCCGACTCATGACGGACAACTTTGTGAGGCTTCGGCCCTGGCAGTCAGTCCAAGCGGCCACTGCTTCCGTACGGCTCCAGGGGCGCGAGGCAGAGACGCTCACCGACCTCTACGTCGTCGGGAACGGGGGTTCGGTCTTGCTCGGCGTCCTTTCGATGCGGGACCTGGTCTTGGCCGACAGCACCGAAGCGGTCCGCGACCTGATGACGACCGACCTTGTGACGGTGGCGACGGACACCGACGCCCAGGAAGTCGCCCGCTTGGTCGCCAAGTACGACCTGTTTGCGATCCCGGTGCTCGACAAAGACGGCCGGTTTGTCGGGATCGTGACCGTCGACGACGTCATCGACGTCATGGTCGAGGGGTTCACCGACGACATCGCCAAAATGGTCGGCACCGACGCGGAAGAGATGGACCGGCGCAGCCCGGCCCAGGTCGCCCGGATGCGTCTGCCGTGGCTCCTCGGCACGATGGCCATCGAGTTGTTCGCCGGGGCCGTGATCTCCCGGTTTGACGCCGTCCTGACCAAAGTGATCCTCCTCGCCTCGTTTATGCCGGTGATCTCGGCGATTTCGGGAAACGTCGGGTTGCAGGCGGCGGCCATCGTTGTCCGCGGCCTCGACACCGGTCACGTGAAGATCAGAGACACCCGCCGGGCTGTGCGCAAGGAGTTTTGGACGACCCTCTTGATGGCCGGGGCCTGCGGGATCCTTCTCGGCGCGGTCGGGGCGGTCTGGTCAAGGCATCCGTTCTTCGGGGTCGTGATCGGCACGGCGATGTTCGCCAGCATGCTGACCGCCGGGTTCATGGGGACGGTGATCCCAATCGTCTCCAAACGTCTGGGGTTTGACCCCGCCGCGACGGCCGGCCCGTTCGAGACCGCGTTCCAGGACGTGATCGGGTTCGCCGTGCTGCTCTGGGTGGCGAGTCTGCTGCTTCCCTGGTTGACGTGA
- a CDS encoding ketoacyl-ACP synthase III, whose product MRSVVQGIGHAVPEKVLTNADLEKLVDTNDEWITQRTGIKERHICRDDEAASDLAAVASREALERAGVDPADLDMVIVATVTGDYIFPSTAGIVQDAVGAKKAGAFDVQAACAGSIYALNVADAMLKAGHSKRILVVGVDTLSKFVNWEDRSTCVLFGDGAGAMVLTAEEGTDRGIVKTVLLSDGSGAAHICLEVGGSRYPLARHYSEPHNHYIYMNGAETYRFAVKAIGDACCRVLEEAGLHSDDVDLFVPHQANLRIIESAAARIELPPEKVFVNIHKYGNTSAGSIPLGLYEADKEGRLKKGDLVLTVGFGAGLVWGANLIRW is encoded by the coding sequence ATCCGCAGCGTCGTCCAGGGTATCGGCCACGCCGTACCCGAAAAGGTCCTCACCAACGCCGACTTGGAGAAGCTCGTCGACACAAACGACGAGTGGATCACGCAGCGCACCGGGATCAAGGAGCGGCACATCTGTCGAGACGACGAGGCGGCCAGCGACCTCGCCGCCGTCGCGTCGCGAGAGGCCCTGGAACGGGCCGGGGTCGACCCTGCCGACTTGGACATGGTCATCGTCGCCACCGTCACTGGCGACTACATCTTTCCCAGCACCGCAGGCATCGTCCAAGACGCGGTCGGTGCCAAGAAGGCCGGTGCCTTCGACGTCCAGGCCGCTTGCGCCGGATCCATCTACGCCCTCAACGTCGCCGACGCGATGCTTAAGGCGGGGCACAGCAAGCGGATCCTCGTCGTCGGGGTCGACACCTTGTCCAAGTTCGTGAACTGGGAAGACCGTTCGACGTGCGTCCTTTTTGGCGACGGGGCCGGAGCGATGGTGCTCACCGCCGAAGAGGGCACCGACCGCGGCATTGTCAAGACCGTGCTTCTGAGCGACGGCAGCGGAGCCGCGCACATCTGTCTTGAGGTCGGTGGCTCGCGCTATCCCCTGGCCCGGCACTACAGCGAGCCGCACAACCACTACATCTATATGAACGGGGCGGAGACATACCGCTTTGCCGTCAAGGCCATCGGCGATGCGTGTTGCCGGGTCCTCGAAGAGGCAGGGCTCCACTCCGACGACGTGGACCTCTTTGTCCCCCACCAAGCCAACCTGCGCATCATTGAGAGTGCCGCGGCCCGCATCGAGCTTCCGCCCGAGAAGGTGTTCGTCAACATCCACAAGTACGGCAACACATCGGCGGGGTCCATCCCCCTGGGCCTGTACGAGGCGGACAAAGAAGGTCGGCTCAAGAAGGGCGACCTGGTCTTGACCGTCGGCTTTGGCGCGGGCCTTGTCTGGGGCGCGAACCTGATCCGCTGGTAG
- the plsX gene encoding phosphate acyltransferase PlsX — protein MTRVALDGMGGDHAPEQIVLGAVQAAHEFDGEVILVGDPAVLQPLIGDKPANLRLHPASEVVAMDEKPADAIRRKKDSSMVVAAGLVKSGDADAFVSAGNTGATAASALLGWGRIKGIDRPAIATQFPNKHGRFLLLDAGASPDADPRQMLEFALMGRAYAERVMGRTKPKAHLLNIGEEPGKGNAFAKEAYDLMAGHDWFGGNIESKEMFRKPVDVVVCDAFVGNLVLKACEGVAEHIMGEIRRAVPSGPAKLLWLPLRKGLAPLRQQIDYREYGGSPLLGVNGVCIIAHGSSDAKAVKNAVLNGARAHEQGLVQAIRESVEAGIGKGTS, from the coding sequence TTGACCAGGGTCGCCCTCGACGGCATGGGCGGTGACCATGCCCCGGAACAGATCGTCCTCGGGGCGGTCCAAGCGGCGCACGAGTTCGACGGGGAAGTGATCCTCGTCGGTGACCCCGCCGTTCTCCAGCCGTTGATCGGTGACAAACCCGCCAACTTGCGCCTCCACCCGGCCAGCGAGGTCGTCGCGATGGACGAAAAGCCGGCCGACGCGATCCGGCGCAAGAAAGACTCCTCGATGGTCGTCGCGGCCGGCCTGGTCAAGTCGGGGGACGCGGACGCCTTTGTCTCGGCAGGCAACACCGGGGCGACGGCCGCGTCGGCCCTGCTGGGCTGGGGGCGGATCAAGGGGATCGACCGGCCCGCCATCGCCACCCAGTTCCCCAACAAGCACGGTCGGTTCCTGCTCCTAGACGCGGGCGCCAGCCCCGACGCCGACCCTCGCCAGATGCTGGAGTTCGCCCTGATGGGCCGCGCCTACGCCGAACGCGTGATGGGCCGCACGAAGCCCAAGGCGCATCTCCTGAACATCGGCGAGGAACCGGGCAAGGGCAACGCCTTCGCCAAAGAAGCCTATGACCTCATGGCCGGCCACGACTGGTTTGGCGGCAACATCGAGAGCAAGGAGATGTTCCGCAAGCCTGTGGACGTGGTGGTCTGCGACGCCTTTGTCGGGAACCTCGTGCTGAAAGCCTGCGAAGGCGTCGCCGAGCACATCATGGGCGAGATCCGCCGCGCTGTCCCGTCCGGGCCGGCCAAGCTCCTGTGGCTTCCTCTTCGCAAGGGACTGGCGCCGCTTCGCCAACAGATCGATTACCGCGAGTACGGCGGTTCGCCCCTGCTGGGGGTGAACGGTGTGTGTATCATCGCCCACGGGAGCAGCGACGCGAAGGCGGTGAAGAACGCCGTGCTGAACGGCGCGCGCGCCCACGAGCAAGGGCTCGTCCAGGCCATCCGCGAAAGCGTCGAGGCCGGCATCGGCAAAGGTACGTCATGA
- a CDS encoding DUF177 domain-containing protein encodes MKKEDLLDLNEAVQNPGKKLSFTFSTALNQEEDLDLVEPVTGQIDAVSTGNMLLVQTGLESTAVVECARCGAPIEVKLKFRMQDEFEVEGVPSCYASDGYAKVVTDEPVPLFKNNALIRDNYVRQGLILNIPVQPLCSFGWDGPCPNAKSGREDLTTPHGHPAFADLGDLMGEDKS; translated from the coding sequence ATGAAGAAGGAGGACCTGCTGGATCTGAACGAAGCGGTCCAGAACCCGGGGAAGAAGCTGTCGTTCACCTTTTCGACGGCCCTCAACCAGGAGGAAGACCTCGACCTTGTCGAACCGGTCACCGGACAGATCGACGCGGTCAGCACCGGCAACATGTTGCTGGTCCAGACCGGACTTGAGTCGACCGCCGTCGTGGAGTGCGCGCGGTGTGGCGCCCCGATCGAGGTCAAGTTGAAGTTCCGGATGCAGGACGAGTTCGAGGTCGAGGGGGTGCCGAGCTGCTACGCCTCCGACGGGTACGCCAAGGTCGTCACCGACGAACCCGTCCCCCTCTTCAAGAACAACGCCCTCATCCGCGACAACTATGTGCGGCAGGGTCTGATCCTCAACATTCCCGTCCAGCCGCTCTGCTCGTTTGGTTGGGACGGCCCCTGTCCCAACGCCAAGAGCGGACGCGAAGATTTGACGACCCCCCATGGCCACCCCGCGTTTGCCGACCTTGGCGACCTTATGGGTGAGGACAAGTCTTGA
- a CDS encoding HDOD domain-containing protein translates to MAVSRLMPQDPRRGAMRSLVARATQSLKSAESLKRAAQLLQQVDANPGLIDRLVAPESPCTKLALEGIAKSAFGDGGAEFLSIGAVAAAAGPGLAVHAYTCAATTMLFRETAWPAGKDPAAFSRHSVAVAAAAGLVSGWSGGDASRARVAGALHNVGLAVMLWGNPDTYGRSSSPIAGTEAQVHDMEADLLGYDHQEAGALFLGQLGFPADITDVAASHHKSDATGLGKAVQTADLAAHQMGCDMGFANAPAAEAQGAFTALGDEKVARLAEAVSAVTLNFARLAD, encoded by the coding sequence ATGGCTGTTTCCCGCTTGATGCCGCAAGACCCCCGGCGCGGGGCGATGCGATCTCTCGTCGCCCGGGCGACGCAGTCGTTGAAGAGTGCCGAGTCGCTGAAGAGGGCGGCGCAACTTTTGCAACAAGTCGACGCGAACCCTGGACTGATCGACCGGCTGGTCGCGCCCGAGTCGCCGTGCACGAAGCTGGCGCTCGAGGGAATCGCGAAGAGCGCGTTCGGCGACGGTGGAGCGGAGTTTCTGTCGATCGGGGCGGTCGCGGCCGCGGCGGGCCCCGGTCTGGCCGTCCACGCCTACACCTGCGCGGCGACCACGATGCTCTTCCGCGAGACCGCCTGGCCGGCGGGCAAGGACCCCGCCGCGTTCTCCCGTCACTCGGTGGCGGTGGCCGCGGCGGCCGGGTTGGTGTCGGGTTGGTCGGGCGGTGACGCAAGCCGGGCAAGGGTGGCCGGAGCGTTGCACAACGTCGGCCTCGCCGTCATGCTCTGGGGTAATCCGGACACCTACGGCCGGTCTTCCAGCCCGATCGCGGGCACCGAAGCCCAAGTCCACGACATGGAGGCGGACCTGCTGGGATACGACCACCAGGAGGCCGGCGCCCTCTTCCTGGGCCAGTTGGGATTCCCCGCCGACATCACCGACGTCGCCGCCAGCCACCACAAATCGGACGCGACTGGCTTGGGGAAGGCCGTCCAAACCGCCGACCTGGCCGCCCACCAAATGGGTTGCGACATGGGCTTTGCCAACGCCCCGGCTGCCGAGGCCCAAGGCGCCTTCACTGCCTTGGGGGACGAAAAGGTCGCCCGACTGGCCGAGGCGGTTTCGGCCGTGACCCTCAATTTCGCCCGGCTCGCAGATTGA